Within the Bacteroidota bacterium genome, the region ATGATTAATCCCAAATTGACTGGAAATCGATATACAAAGTACAACTTCAACCTATCAGCATACTTTTTGTATACTATTTTTTTTGAAGTAAAATAAAATGGAAGTTGAAAAATTAAATATTGTTCGCTTTGCTCCTTCCGGAAAAGACAGTTTTCATGAAAGAGTAATTGCAAATGTGAATTTATATTTCAGGAAAAACAATATTTCCCCTTATGCAAACACCCAAATGTGGGTAAAGACTATTGTCATTTTACTTCTGTATTTCGTGCCATATACTTTAATGACAATAGGTTTGGCAGCAGGGCAGCCCTGGCTGTTCTTCGGATTATGGTTCCTGATGGCCTGGGGTATGATCGGTATAGGAACATCGGTAATGCATGACGCTAATCATGGAACATATTCAGCTAACAAGAAAGTGAACAGCTTTATAGGTTATATACTGGAACTCATCGGCGGCTATACGGTCACGTGGAAGATCCAGCATAACCAATTGCATCACACATATACCAATATTGCAGGGCTTGATGATGACCTGGACAGTATAAAATTATTGCGTTTCTCACCACGCCAGCCACGCTACTGGTTTCATCGTTATCAACACATTTATGTTTGGTTCTTTTACATGATCATGACTCTCTTCTGGATGACAGCAAAAGATTATCGCCAGGTGGTACGGTACAAACAGCACGATCTTCTTACCAAACATAAAGTATCGTTAAAACAGGCTCTGTTCCGTATAACTATGTACAAGCTTTTTTACTATGCATATATAATGGTCCTGCCCATTCTTTTCTCAGGTATGCCCTGGTATTATGTCCTCTATGGTTTTTTACTTATGCATTTCACAGCAGGACTATTCCTTTCCTGTATTTTTCAGCCATCGCACATAGTTGAGGCTTCTACATTTGAATTACCTGTGGATACTAATGGCAGGCGGATGGAAGAATCCTGGGCGATACATGAAGTAGAAAACACCACAGATTTTGCACCTAATAACCGGATTTTAACCTGGTTTGTAGGAGGACTCAATTTCCAGATCGAGCATCATTTGTTCACGGGTATTTGCCATGTACATTATCCCAAACTGGCACCAATTGTAAAAATAGCAGCCGATGATTTTGGAATACCTTACCATGTTGAACCTACTTTCTGGCAGGCATTGCGTGGACATGTCAGGATGTTAAAAAAATTGGGAAGAGAATAAATTATTCCTTTTCTCGTAGCCTTACAATCGAAGAAAATTTTTTCGGAGCTAGCATGCAGTAAGCCATTGACAGCGCATCCGTGAACATGTCTTTACGCACTTTATTGAGATTTATGAATGTCCAGCCTTGTTTACCCCATTTATCGGGGACAGGAAAAACAACTGACCTGTCAAAAGAAGAGAAAACATTCTGGTCAACTTCCGATAATTTGATACAGGCCCGCTTATTCTTACTATCATATGTTGCAAATATTTTTTTATTTACCCGGAAAGATATTTTTTCGAAGTGCGGCTCCTCTGTTGCTTCGGGGAAGGATAACGCGATCTTTCGGAATGTTTTCAGATTGACCATTCTTACTGCAATAATGCTAAAATTGAAATTACAATTGCCACAATAATAATTGTGATACCTAAAATTCGCTTTGCCTTCATACTTTAACTATGAAGTTGTTTAAAGTCCTTTTTGAGAAGTTTTACAGATTTGACTTTGATAAAAACCCAATGGCACATATTTATCAATAATGAATAAAAAGTACCATTGGGTCAAAAAAAAATTATGATAAGCAAAAATAGTATAAAAAGAGATTTGCCCTTACTTGAGTTTTGGCAATAGTTTCAACAATACAAAAGTTAAAAAGCACCAAGTGGTAGAAGCTATTTTATATCGGCTAAAAACAGGTTGTCAATGGCGGCAGTTACCTATGAAACAATTCTTCAGGGTAAAGTACAAATGGCAAGCAGTTTACTATCATTTTCAAAAATGGAGTAAAGATGGTTCGTGGGAAAATGTATGGACAACAGTATTAAACAATCACAAAGATTTGTTAGATATGTCAAGTGTCCAGCTTGATGGCACCCATACACCATCAAAACGAGGAGGTGAGGCTGTTGATTACCAAGGAAGAAAAAAATGTAAAACGACAAATCTATTAATCATTGCTGATAACCAAGGCGTGCCGTTGGCTTGTAGCGATGCTATATCAGGCAATCATAATGATGCATATGAGTTGAAAGAAAATGTACAACAAATGCTTCAATCGATA harbors:
- a CDS encoding MmcQ/YjbR family DNA-binding protein; amino-acid sequence: MVNLKTFRKIALSFPEATEEPHFEKISFRVNKKIFATYDSKNKRACIKLSEVDQNVFSSFDRSVVFPVPDKWGKQGWTFINLNKVRKDMFTDALSMAYCMLAPKKFSSIVRLREKE
- a CDS encoding IS5 family transposase → MVEAILYRLKTGCQWRQLPMKQFFRVKYKWQAVYYHFQKWSKDGSWENVWTTVLNNHKDLLDMSSVQLDGTHTPSKRGGEAVDYQGRKKCKTTNLLIIADNQGVPLACSDAISGNHNDAYELKENVQQMLQSIEASDIATEGLFLNADSGFDSKEFREYCVSKDIVGNIVLNPRNGSNEQYLFDALLYKCRFVIERTNAWLDAFKALLTRFETNKIHWRALNLLAFTVILLRRL
- a CDS encoding acyl-CoA desaturase produces the protein MWVKTIVILLLYFVPYTLMTIGLAAGQPWLFFGLWFLMAWGMIGIGTSVMHDANHGTYSANKKVNSFIGYILELIGGYTVTWKIQHNQLHHTYTNIAGLDDDLDSIKLLRFSPRQPRYWFHRYQHIYVWFFYMIMTLFWMTAKDYRQVVRYKQHDLLTKHKVSLKQALFRITMYKLFYYAYIMVLPILFSGMPWYYVLYGFLLMHFTAGLFLSCIFQPSHIVEASTFELPVDTNGRRMEESWAIHEVENTTDFAPNNRILTWFVGGLNFQIEHHLFTGICHVHYPKLAPIVKIAADDFGIPYHVEPTFWQALRGHVRMLKKLGRE